In a genomic window of Paraburkholderia phenazinium:
- the tssG gene encoding type VI secretion system baseplate subunit TssG, whose amino-acid sequence MNPRDLPNLEPLVASLLARAPTMGFMQLCQLLEVRVPDHPGFGECDTLEHEPVRFRPRPRLGFPAGEVSSVEVDDGSGAFGSNAAPAIRTTFMGLYGVDAAMPSHMIDDIALREEGHEALEAFLDQFNHRIVTLLYRAWKKYRYPIGFRPGGTDGHSRKLLNLAGFGWGEKPARAGLPDSRVLALLGLLIQRTRTPEGLAGVVALAVPGVEVRVDEFYPTLKGAGAPKPLTSTGSARHAPQEDGKRRGLAGGYVLGSRIEYRSRAARVTLRPASAEQAHDLLPGAWLHRELMAFIRLYVGTKADVFLRMEVSSKHVPAPRLGATLPASPERAGPAPRLSWTTVLPSDDERLITIPLGAYEVFPAPGLNPFLATLA is encoded by the coding sequence ATGAATCCACGCGACCTGCCGAATCTTGAACCGCTCGTCGCCTCGCTGCTGGCGCGCGCGCCGACGATGGGCTTCATGCAGTTGTGCCAGTTGCTCGAAGTGCGCGTACCGGATCATCCCGGCTTCGGTGAGTGCGACACGCTGGAGCATGAGCCGGTGCGATTCCGTCCGCGTCCGCGCCTCGGCTTTCCCGCGGGTGAAGTGTCGTCGGTCGAGGTGGATGACGGCTCCGGCGCATTCGGGTCCAACGCGGCGCCGGCAATCCGCACGACATTCATGGGTCTCTACGGTGTGGATGCCGCGATGCCTTCGCACATGATCGACGACATCGCGCTGCGCGAGGAGGGGCATGAAGCGCTCGAAGCCTTTCTCGACCAGTTCAATCACCGCATCGTGACGCTGCTGTATCGCGCATGGAAGAAGTACCGTTATCCGATCGGTTTCCGGCCCGGCGGTACCGATGGGCATTCCCGCAAGCTGTTGAATCTCGCCGGTTTCGGCTGGGGGGAGAAGCCGGCGCGGGCGGGGCTGCCGGATTCGCGTGTCCTTGCGCTACTGGGTTTGCTGATTCAGCGCACTCGCACGCCCGAAGGTCTTGCCGGTGTCGTCGCGCTGGCGGTGCCTGGCGTCGAGGTGCGTGTCGACGAGTTCTATCCGACGCTAAAGGGCGCGGGCGCACCTAAGCCGCTGACGTCGACCGGCAGCGCGAGGCATGCGCCGCAGGAGGACGGCAAACGCCGCGGTCTTGCAGGCGGCTATGTGCTGGGAAGTCGCATCGAGTATCGCAGTCGCGCCGCACGCGTGACCTTGCGGCCGGCGAGCGCCGAACAGGCGCACGACCTGTTGCCCGGCGCGTGGCTGCACCGTGAGCTGATGGCCTTCATCCGCCTGTACGTCGGCACGAAGGCGGATGTGTTTCTGCGCATGGAAGTGTCGTCGAAGCACGTGCCGGCGCCTAGGCTCGGTGCAACGTTGCCGGCGTCGCCTGAGCGCGCTGGACCGGCGCCGCGCCTGTCGTGGACCACGGTGCTGCCCTCGGACGACGAGCGTCTCATCACGATCCCGCTCGGCGCCTACGAAGTATTTCCTGCGCCGGGGCTCAACCCGTTCCTCGCGACGCTTGCCTGA
- the tssJ gene encoding type VI secretion system lipoprotein TssJ produces the protein MPIRSTATLLAASLLLSACGAWQSVSDTSSSAYHAVFFKQVKVLNVDLTARASLNPDEAQRSTSVAVRVYQLKDRKLFDSASYDDLLKHDKTVLAQDLQASIATVVNPGGSASMSQPMQADTEYVAVVVFYRDPDSNGAWRRVVAKKKLSADAPLKLELVANRLASPGDTPGVRSDQ, from the coding sequence ATGCCTATCCGTTCAACAGCGACCCTTCTCGCAGCCAGCTTGCTGCTGTCCGCTTGCGGCGCCTGGCAGTCCGTCTCGGACACGAGCTCGAGCGCGTATCACGCGGTGTTCTTCAAACAGGTCAAGGTACTCAACGTCGACCTGACCGCTCGCGCGTCGCTCAATCCCGACGAGGCGCAACGCTCGACGTCGGTCGCGGTGCGCGTGTACCAGCTCAAGGACCGCAAGTTATTCGATAGCGCGTCGTACGACGATCTGCTGAAGCACGACAAGACCGTGCTTGCGCAGGATCTGCAGGCGAGTATCGCGACGGTCGTCAACCCCGGCGGTTCTGCAAGCATGTCGCAACCGATGCAGGCCGACACGGAATACGTGGCCGTTGTCGTGTTCTACCGCGACCCGGATTCGAATGGCGCGTGGCGCCGCGTCGTCGCGAAGAAAAAGCTCTCCGCCGATGCACCGCTCAAGCTGGAACTTGTCGCCAACAGACTGGCGAGTCCCGGCGACACGCCCGGTGTGAGGAGCGATCAATGA
- the pcaG gene encoding protocatechuate 3,4-dioxygenase subunit alpha has protein sequence MTVLKQTPSQTVGPYFAYGLCPEQYNFDFKSLFTTAVADYEAAGQHITIVGQVFDGDGKVVGDAMLEVSQVDSEGRYPASRAEVEASGFRGFARVGTGTDAQKRFIVETVKPGRASANEAPHLNVILTMRGMLLHTFTRIYFDDEAAANDSDPVLASVPAERRATLIARREPGTSKTVYRFDIRMQGEQETVFFDL, from the coding sequence ATGACCGTACTCAAACAAACGCCTTCGCAAACGGTTGGACCGTACTTCGCGTATGGCCTGTGTCCCGAGCAGTACAACTTCGATTTCAAGAGTCTCTTTACGACCGCAGTTGCGGACTACGAAGCGGCCGGCCAGCACATCACGATTGTCGGCCAGGTGTTCGATGGCGACGGCAAGGTGGTGGGCGATGCGATGCTCGAGGTGTCGCAAGTGGATAGCGAGGGGCGCTATCCGGCTTCGCGGGCGGAAGTGGAAGCCAGCGGCTTTCGTGGCTTTGCACGGGTCGGCACCGGGACCGATGCGCAGAAGCGGTTCATTGTCGAGACCGTGAAGCCGGGGCGTGCTTCAGCGAACGAAGCGCCGCATCTGAATGTGATCCTGACGATGCGCGGCATGTTGCTGCATACCTTCACGCGGATCTACTTCGACGACGAGGCCGCTGCGAACGACAGCGATCCGGTGCTGGCTAGCGTGCCCGCGGAGCGCCGCGCCACGCTGATCGCACGACGCGAGCCTGGCACCAGCAAAACGGTGTACCGGTTCGATATCCGCATGCAAGGCGAGCAGGAAACCGTATTCTTCGATTTATGA
- the pcaH gene encoding protocatechuate 3,4-dioxygenase subunit beta gives MDESILTPRDFESHPAYIYPGYGSSVKRGPTRPLIPLKEKLRDQRVPVYGAEDLGALDNDLTRNAVRNGEPLGERIIVTGRVLDEGGRPVRNTLVEIWQANAAGRYVHKADQHDAPLDPNFLGAGRCLTDNEGRYRFLTIKPGAYPWGNHPNAWRPNHIHFSLFGDHFGSRLVTQMYFPGDPLLAFDPIFQGTPEHARERLVSRFSLDTTQEAYALGYDFDIVLRGPNETPMER, from the coding sequence ATGGACGAGTCCATCCTCACTCCGCGCGACTTCGAATCGCACCCCGCTTACATCTATCCCGGCTACGGTTCGTCCGTGAAACGCGGCCCGACACGTCCGCTGATTCCGCTGAAGGAAAAGCTGCGCGACCAGCGCGTGCCGGTGTACGGCGCCGAAGACCTGGGCGCGCTCGATAACGACCTGACGCGCAATGCCGTCCGCAATGGCGAGCCGCTCGGCGAGCGCATCATCGTGACGGGCCGCGTGCTCGACGAAGGCGGCCGTCCGGTGCGCAATACGCTGGTTGAAATCTGGCAAGCCAACGCCGCTGGCCGCTATGTGCACAAGGCCGACCAGCACGACGCGCCGCTGGATCCGAACTTCCTCGGTGCGGGACGCTGCCTGACCGACAACGAAGGCCGCTATCGCTTTCTGACGATCAAGCCAGGCGCGTACCCGTGGGGCAATCATCCGAATGCATGGCGTCCCAATCACATTCACTTCTCGCTGTTCGGCGATCACTTCGGCTCGCGGCTCGTGACACAGATGTATTTTCCCGGCGACCCGCTGCTGGCCTTCGATCCGATTTTCCAGGGCACGCCCGAGCATGCGCGCGAGCGCCTCGTGTCGCGTTTCTCGCTGGATACGACCCAGGAAGCCTACGCGCTTGGCTACGATTTCGACATCGTGCTGCGCGGGCCGAACGAAACTCCGATGGAGCGCTAA
- the pcaQ gene encoding pca operon transcription factor PcaQ: MQRSLADSRVKFRHLQCFLAVAQFGGVQKAAASLSITQPAVSKTVAELEAILGVRLFERGRHGAVTTREGQLFMPHASACVSALRQGVDLLARAEGAASATLEIGILPTVASALVPPVLKLFAAQWPRVIVRLATGANPELLERLKAGSIEFAVGRLADPERMVGLSFEQLFNEPLIAVVRAGHPLAASAGLPAALLEGFTVVVPPFGTLIRQSADSLLAAWGVPPLSAFVEVLSVSTGRALALENDAVWFVPQSAVEYELAHGMLVRLPLPFAGTDEPVGLIRRSDTQPSPVGLALIDALRTVARQRMAAAAAAAMPPAKATRRRRKPR, from the coding sequence ATGCAACGAAGTCTCGCGGATAGCCGCGTCAAATTCCGTCATCTCCAGTGTTTTCTGGCCGTCGCGCAGTTCGGCGGGGTTCAGAAGGCGGCGGCGAGCTTGTCTATTACGCAGCCGGCCGTCTCGAAGACGGTCGCCGAGCTGGAGGCCATTCTCGGCGTCAGGCTGTTCGAGCGCGGCCGCCACGGGGCGGTGACCACGCGCGAGGGCCAGCTCTTCATGCCGCACGCCAGCGCCTGTGTCAGTGCGCTGCGGCAAGGCGTGGATCTGCTGGCGCGGGCTGAGGGCGCGGCCTCGGCCACGCTGGAGATCGGCATTTTGCCCACCGTCGCGAGCGCGCTGGTGCCGCCCGTGCTCAAGCTGTTCGCCGCCCAATGGCCGCGCGTAATCGTGCGTCTTGCTACGGGCGCGAACCCGGAACTGCTGGAGCGGCTGAAGGCGGGCAGCATCGAATTCGCCGTGGGGCGTCTGGCCGACCCCGAGCGCATGGTTGGACTCAGCTTCGAGCAACTGTTCAACGAGCCGCTGATTGCCGTGGTGCGCGCCGGGCATCCGCTGGCGGCGAGCGCGGGGTTGCCCGCCGCCTTGCTCGAAGGCTTTACGGTGGTCGTGCCGCCGTTCGGCACGCTGATCCGGCAGTCGGCGGACAGTCTGCTGGCGGCGTGGGGCGTGCCGCCGCTCTCGGCTTTCGTCGAAGTGCTTTCGGTGTCGACCGGCCGGGCGCTGGCGCTTGAGAACGACGCGGTCTGGTTCGTGCCGCAAAGTGCAGTCGAATATGAGTTGGCGCACGGCATGCTGGTGCGTCTGCCGCTGCCGTTCGCGGGGACTGACGAGCCGGTCGGCCTGATCCGGCGCTCGGATACGCAGCCGTCGCCGGTGGGCCTGGCGTTGATCGACGCGCTGCGCACGGTCGCCCGGCAACGCATGGCCGCCGCCGCTGCGGCCGCCATGCCGCCGGCCAAGGCCACGAGGCGCCGCCGCAAGCCGCGCTGA
- a CDS encoding 4-hydroxyphenylpyruvate dioxygenase family protein, translating into MPSDLPTPSAALRAVSDPEHNPLGTAGVEFVEFAARDPRGLGQTFEQLGFKAIARHISKDVTLYRQGEMNFLLNAEPDSFAARYAEEYGVGICAVGLRVADAPRAFDRAIELGAWAFEGEKIGKGELVIPAIQGIGDSHIYFVDRWRGRGGLRGGVGDISIFDIDFRPIEIDTAQADLSHAGTGLVAIDHLTQTVGAGRMQEWLDFYRDLLNFREIHELHANWHVSAESRVMVSPCGAIRIPLYEEGTRRTSLMHEYLPDHPGEGVQHIALATGDIFGCVEQLMANGIELVEPPPRYYDQIDARLPGHGLDIERLKRGRILVDGEIGSDGVPLLFFQTFVRRRAGEIFFEIVQRKGHHGFGEGNLSALAQAR; encoded by the coding sequence ATGCCCAGCGACCTGCCCACCCCGAGCGCCGCCCTGCGCGCCGTATCGGACCCGGAGCACAATCCGCTTGGCACCGCTGGCGTCGAGTTCGTGGAGTTCGCCGCGCGCGATCCGCGCGGACTCGGGCAAACCTTCGAGCAACTCGGCTTCAAAGCCATTGCACGCCATATCAGCAAGGACGTCACGCTGTACCGTCAAGGCGAGATGAATTTTCTGCTCAACGCCGAGCCGGATTCGTTCGCCGCACGCTACGCAGAGGAATACGGCGTGGGCATCTGCGCGGTGGGTCTCCGCGTGGCGGATGCCCCGCGTGCCTTCGATCGTGCGATCGAACTCGGCGCATGGGCCTTCGAAGGGGAAAAGATCGGCAAAGGCGAGCTGGTGATTCCGGCGATTCAGGGCATCGGCGATTCGCACATTTACTTCGTCGACCGTTGGCGCGGCCGTGGCGGTTTGCGCGGCGGTGTGGGCGACATCTCGATCTTCGATATCGACTTCCGGCCTATCGAAATCGATACGGCGCAGGCCGACCTGAGCCATGCGGGCACCGGCCTGGTGGCGATCGATCATCTGACGCAAACAGTCGGCGCGGGCCGCATGCAGGAATGGCTCGATTTCTATCGCGACCTGCTGAACTTCCGCGAGATTCACGAGCTGCATGCCAACTGGCACGTCTCCGCCGAATCGCGCGTGATGGTGTCGCCGTGCGGCGCGATCCGTATTCCGCTGTATGAGGAAGGCACGCGCCGCACGAGCCTGATGCACGAGTATTTGCCCGATCATCCGGGTGAGGGCGTGCAGCATATTGCCCTCGCCACCGGCGATATCTTCGGCTGCGTCGAGCAACTGATGGCGAACGGGATCGAGCTCGTCGAGCCGCCGCCGCGCTATTACGATCAGATCGACGCGCGGCTGCCGGGCCATGGCCTCGATATCGAGCGGCTCAAGCGTGGCCGGATCCTGGTGGACGGCGAGATTGGTTCAGACGGTGTGCCGCTGCTGTTTTTTCAGACCTTTGTGCGGCGCCGCGCCGGCGAGATCTTCTTCGAGATCGTACAGCGCAAGGGACACCATGGTTTCGGCGAGGGCAATTTAAGCGCGCTGGCGCAGGCGCGTTGA
- a CDS encoding LysR family transcriptional regulator, giving the protein MRKFKIPNMGALLAFEAAARHESFTHAARELFLTESAVSRQINTLESNLGVRLFVRVKQRVVLTKAGKVYGVQVRRALEGLDRDTLSIIAHGSGGGYLELAALPTFASHWLIPRMGDFNAHYPDVRVNMGVRTGTFPFAETHFEAAIHYGKPTWPGTSADFLFREDVVPVCAASLLTRSITTPADLLDYPLLHSTTRPDGWANWFEKLGVDDNRAMQGVRYELHTMLISGAAAGLGIALVPRFFVDAQLERLGLVVPFDAPALAEAAYYLVYPTELSHGRPLASFREWLLGQAAAYGAANPGLASEMDEA; this is encoded by the coding sequence GTGCGAAAGTTCAAGATCCCCAACATGGGCGCGCTGCTCGCTTTCGAAGCGGCGGCCCGGCATGAGAGTTTCACTCACGCGGCGCGCGAGCTCTTCCTGACCGAAAGCGCGGTGTCCCGCCAGATCAATACGCTGGAGAGCAATCTCGGCGTGCGCCTGTTCGTGCGGGTCAAGCAGCGCGTGGTCCTCACCAAGGCCGGCAAGGTCTACGGCGTGCAGGTGCGGCGTGCGTTGGAGGGGTTGGACCGCGACACGCTGTCGATCATCGCGCACGGCAGCGGCGGCGGCTATCTGGAACTGGCCGCACTGCCTACCTTTGCGTCGCACTGGCTGATTCCGCGGATGGGCGACTTCAACGCGCACTACCCGGACGTGCGCGTGAACATGGGTGTGCGCACCGGCACGTTTCCGTTCGCGGAGACCCATTTCGAAGCGGCGATTCACTATGGCAAGCCTACCTGGCCCGGCACGTCCGCCGATTTTCTGTTCCGCGAGGACGTCGTTCCGGTCTGCGCGGCGAGTCTGCTGACACGGTCGATCACGACGCCGGCCGATCTACTCGACTACCCGCTGCTGCATTCGACGACGCGCCCGGACGGCTGGGCCAACTGGTTCGAGAAGCTGGGTGTGGACGACAACCGCGCGATGCAGGGCGTGCGCTACGAATTGCATACGATGCTGATCAGCGGCGCGGCTGCGGGTCTGGGTATCGCGCTGGTGCCGCGTTTCTTCGTGGATGCGCAGTTGGAGCGGCTAGGACTCGTTGTCCCCTTCGATGCGCCGGCGCTTGCCGAAGCGGCTTACTACCTCGTGTACCCCACCGAGCTCAGCCACGGCAGGCCGCTCGCGAGCTTCCGCGAATGGCTGCTGGGGCAGGCGGCGGCCTATGGGGCGGCGAATCCGGGACTGGCCAGTGAGATGGACGAGGCGTGA